In Larimichthys crocea isolate SSNF chromosome VII, L_crocea_2.0, whole genome shotgun sequence, the genomic stretch AAGATCAGTTAACTTTCGAGGTCACACCGTAAATCTCCTGCTGGTTCAGGCAGTAGGCGACCTCTTGTACTGTAACAGTATTTACTGCATACTCACTGTACTGCACTTTAAATAGACaatcacacacacctctgataACTGTAtaaacatgtacacatgtacCACATCCTGACACTGTCAGTCTGATGTCATCATATCCCATAACTCGTAGGGCAGAACAGGTGTAACTTTCTGCCTTTCAGTCCTGTAGTGATGTAATAATGACGTAATGATTCCTGAGAGCTGGAACCAACATGAGTTTTACTCTACGTCTCGTCTTAGATGAACCAACGcttcatttcagtttaattccagttccaagaaaagaaaaaaaaaaaatactaaaaatctgatttttgaaTCTCACATTGAAGAAAGTCTTGAAGATGAGATGAAACTTTGATGAACAGTGACTGTGCTACAGCTTTTATCATGAGCTGTGGCTGCATCATGGGACAGTGGTGAACTTATTTCCTCACAGTAACACCTCTGTCCAGGTCTCCATCGCCAattcagcagccaatcacatcgCTCTCTGCCGGAGAGttcctccttcactctgtctgcttcctgttaCATCACAGTTTCCCGACAGCAAGGGATCAagctctgaaaaaaacaaaaaaacaattttcatgCTATTTGGTGCAGGTTTAATTTTAGGTGTTTGTTGTCCATATAAGAGGACCCACGTTGTCTGTAACGTCTCATtataaggtaacaaaaacatctttattcttatttaaggtgattatacactgatgataTCATAATCATACAGAATCAGAAAAGTttgactttctgtttctgttctagGAAATGGTATGCTCACTCAGGAAACAGGTTTTGCTGGCTCAAGGTAATTGTCAGCCTCACATTTTGTTGGCCTACACCCTTTCCTTCACTTCTacctctttgtttcctctcattGCTCATCCTTTCCTCCACACTTCCTTCAAACAACAAGATGTACATCTCTATCCACAGTTCAACCAGCTTTAACTGAAGATGGTAACAACCTCTTCAACAGTCACTGCAGTGAGTGCATGAGGATGCATAATAAGAACATAACGTTGgataaaatttaattttataaaagaaaaacaaacttcaaattTGCTTCTCATTCTCAGAGATTATTAAGTATGTGTTTATGGGTATCTAACAATGGGATTTTTAACCCGTCACTGAACCCACCTTTCATCTCAGTTTCCATCTTGCTGTCATCAGCGGCTGAGTTCGGATGCTTGCAGCTGTTCTTGGTCACCGTGGAGCTGCTGGCAGACTCGGCTGCGTTTGTTTTTCCTTGATCCGGTTTCGCTGCAGCCCCGGTAGGTTTAATCCCGTCCACAGTGTCCATCTTCACCAGACAGAGAGTCTGCAGCAGACCCATGGCATCAAAGTTTTCCCCGGAGCATTCGCCTCGTTTCCTCAACAACTCCAACACCTGAcattagaaaacacacaaattattATATGCTACATTATTGTTTACACTATTTCACAGTATGCTGACACAGTATTcagacacactaacacaccttGATGTATTTGTAGGACTTCAGTTCACTGATGTTCTCGTCCAGGAAGaggacatacagagagagatcGTCCCATTGGCCATCAGGTCTGGGCAGGACACCCACTGTGGGCAGTGATTGGTAGGTTTCCAGAAAGTGGGCGTACCCGTGGCAGAAGAGGGGACGGAGGCTGGCATAGATCACCACAGGAATCAGTGCAATGAACAGGATCAAGTTTACCAGACTGGAAACATAGTAAAGAGTAAAACGATCAGTTTGTCATGTTTCAGTGATAACATGGATGTGTTACTATGACAACATGGATGTGTTACTGTAACAACGTGGATGTGTTACTATGACAACATGATTACTGGAACTGGAAACAGGAACCAGGACGGAGAGAGACACGTGATGATCTGAAAATCTCAAAAACTTCACAAAGGCAGACTTCATCGCAGGGCGGATGTTTGGAGTTCACAtatcatgcatgtgtgcatgttattGTGTCCACATCACTCTACTCACTGACCCTCCCACCTTATATTTGATGaagcacattaaacacactTCAGTCTGTTTCATAACCAAACGGTGTGCTGTTCAGACAAATACCTCAGCAGAGAGAAGACTCCTACAGCGATGAGCTTACACTGCACCTGGTCGGGGACGCTCGGGTCGGTGACGAGCAGTCCGACACGCAGCGAGCAGCCAAACTCGTCCGTGATAGAAGCCAGGCGGAGATAGTAGCCCAGGTAGACGCAGGCACACAGCAGGGTGACGAGAGTCAGGCAGCGACACAGCAGGTAGTAAAACAGCAATGTCCGCGAGCAACGCTTGGTCATCAGAAACTTTTCCACCAGCGGGTAATTGAAGCAGCCCTCGGTGGGGTCGGTGTTCAaagagctgagaggaaacacagaagaagaacatttCAAATCAGCACTTAAATGTTGTTGCACCAAACTAAAGTGTGTCCTGCTGTACCTTTCCGATGAGAACAGTCCTGACGTGGCCATGCGCTTGGCCAGAGTGACAGCGCGGTTGTAGCACCGGTCCAACTCCTCCATGATGAAGCTGAGGTCCGACTGCAGGAGGGGCGCCGCAGAAAATCTCCAGAACAACGCCGGGGTGTACATCAACACCGCCACCAGCAACAGGATGTAGGGAAAGAACTGGAGACAAGAGCCATGACGAGGGTTTGAGAAGAATGTTCGCAATAACATGACAGACCTGGAGAAACTTGGCTTGTACtgtactctgtgtgtctgcactgcTACCTGTCTCGACCAGGACTCTTCATTTACATTAAGGTTTAAGATTTATTCCATCAGCGTGTTCGTCAGCAGTTCAACAGTTCTGTTCAGTCTAACTGGATTTTAGATGTAAATGCACTTTTCAAACCTGTGTTTGCTTTAttgtaaatatcaaatatctcCCCCCTCATTCATTAATACATGAAGCCCAGCCTGTAACTTGTATACTACAGAAACAACACActaccatgaaataacagaatCATAAAGACATAAACGCAGCAGTAACAACAGTGTCAGATGTGAGTGTGCCCATTCTCATCAATGACCCAGCCTGGACTTAAAGCAGGACGTGGAGAACCTCCACAACTTGACTGAACTTAAGTGTTTGGAGATTAATAatcatgtttttcatcagaTTTCTGTAGCTGCAGTGACTGTACGGGTATTTTTAAGAACACAAActtgtaaatataaaacaatgatttgaaagaaagctgtttttttttcacaagtaGCAAAAATGAAAGTACAAAGTTTCATTTATACCCACAGTATATTATTACTGCGCGGCACAGTGACTCATGAAAACACACCGTCTGTTCCAGCAGCAGGAGTCAAAACACGCCTTATTGTTCTGCAGAAGGCGTGCTACTAAATATTTTCCCACATGGAATGTGTGTGGACAAGTTTCAGTCATTTAATTAAGACTAACAATAACACATTTGTATAGTGTAacccaatgtgtgtgtgtgtgtgtgtgtaccttgtgCAGCCACAGAGgtagagtgtgtgtatgcacggCTGCCCAGCAGTACGAGTCCACATAGGCTGCCTGCCTCCAGGAGAAGTTAGAGGGAGCAAAACAGCTGATCTGAGTAcctgaaagataaaaacacaaaggacGTCATTAATCTTCTCTGATGCCTAAACAACATGCAACACTGCTCCCAGATACAGGATTATAATCTGTCAGGAATAACCTCCTATTCTGGACCTGAACCAGCCATGATCCGGTCTTTGAGGAGGCTCCATACCAACCACACTTACCAACTGAGACTTCTTGAGCGAAGGccagagagatgaggaggaggggcagGCCGACGGCCACACAGGTCACCATCTTGTCCACAGCCAGCTCCGTTCGGACGCTGCGGTACCGAGCCTGGTTCGGCTCCTTCAGCAGAAAGTCGCTGAACACGTACTCTGTAGCCACATGGGCGATAGCCATCTCAGCCCTCTGTTATCTCCAGCACATAAAGAAAAagtcctgcagacacacacacacggaaaaacACACTTCTGGTTTCACGTCTCAGATGTGTATATTCGTTCTCTTTTCTCTAAAATTCTGACATGTTCCCAGGAATCATCATTTATCTTTATGCCCAGCCCCCATTTACAATCTGAACTTCTTAATACTCAAGAACTGCTTACGAGGCACGTTTGCTTTAATAGAAATGATGAGGGCTTCTTGAAAATCTGGTTGAGACCGCTGACATAACTTGATTTGAGTCATAACTTCTTATTTGCATCATAACCTTAACTTCTGGTTTCATATTCTTGATCTTTAGACTCAGGCGTGTTCCTCCACACCGGCTGAAGCTCCTTTGGCCTTTTtacaaatttaatttgttgaaTGCAAAACGAGgtgaagtgtgagtgtgtgtgtgtgtgtgtgtgtgtgtggtaagttGCCAAAGAGGTGGGTAAAGTACAGTATAGGTGATGTTCACCACTCTGGTGGCTGCTCACTTCCCCAACCTATTTATTCTGCTTTCCACTGAAACACAGTTTACTGGAAACAATGAAGGCTTTGATTGACACCAACTAATATTTGTGAAAAGATCACCTTCATAACTCAGTGTGTTTCCCAGTAACAACATTTCCTTATTTACCTGTTTGAGTTAGAGTTAGTGATAAAAATCAAAGACTAGAAGGCAGAAATAtatgtaaagtgtgtttttataatgaaaAGAGCTGCACAGTTTTGTGGAGACATGACACCTGCCTATGTTTTTCACTTCTTATTTGTTCCCATTTAAAATCAGCCTGTCTCTTCACACTCAATCAGAAACTGATCAAATACAGACAGGCGTGTTTGCACTgaaatacatattcatatttcctTACAGTCTGGTTAAGATATAATCTGAGTCATATTCCTCTAAATGTGACCTCAGACTTGTTGCATTAGAGGGAATAAGCTGCTTGTCTGATGGCCAGCAGCTGTGAATCATCAGCTGAGGCTGGTTTGTGTCGAGGAATTTCTTGGGAGGTTAAAAATTGTGCAACATGTTTATAACACCGAGGATGAAAACAACTCGTGATCGCATGTCTGCCCACAGCATCATGGGCtcatgtgtttgtctgcagctggTGCATGTAACATTTGTTTTGGTgaatattactttattatttactgtatgtttcagCATGCATgcactttactttactttactccGTGCATTGTGTTTGcagacttttaaaaactgttcttAACTCAGCAGGTTCAGGTTGTTTACATGCATCAGAAGAAACTCCCGctaaattaatgaatgaattaattaaagtgGACGGCAGCTCGTGATTCTTTGTAAACGTGATGAACTTGAACTCACCTGTTTATTTCAGCGCCATGGCCGCATTGAAGCCGCTCTCCTGCAGAAAGGTCAGTGCTCAGGTGTGCTCAGGTGTTTTCCAGCGCGGACACAGATGAGGTGGCAGACACACGTTCATCAGATCAAACAATAACCACAAACTTTCGAGTCTTCTTCCTGTAAGACTCCGAACTCCTTCCGCccttctttaaaaacagatgctTTCACGTGCAAAGCCAAAGCTCGGATTTCACAGCTCCCGCCTAATGCTGCATTCAGAGTCAGCTCGTCAGTTTGTACTTCAAAAGTCGAACACACTGTATTGATGCTTTTAAGTAGGGTTGTGTTTATTAGccatggaaataaaataaaaacagttttaatccGTTCATTGTCAGCTGTAAAAACAGATCAGGGCACATGTGCTCCACTCTCAATGTCTAAATCTGGATCTTACAAGGAAACAGCGACTTATTCAAGACTATGTATTGATTTATCATTAGATGATACAGGTGTGCAtgatgaaatacacacacacacacacacacacacacacacacacacacacacacacgtataaacAGATATTCCAGTATTTTTATTAGACTagaatataaacaataaaatagacCAAACTACATAAAAGTAGTAGTAGCATCAATACAAAGgggaataaaaatgatttattaatattattattattgactaTGTtctaaaatatgacaaaaagcTCAAATATGAGatgcaaagaaaatgtgctttcacattttttgtacttttgtatttGGACAAAGTCACAGAACAGCTTTTAAGATGCCTCAGCGTCTGACATAATCACGTGTGCGGACTGGGACTAGCATTCATAAGCTGTGGTTCCCATCACAGGGGTCTGGACCCTCCATGAGGTCTCAGGATGAAATCTGTGGGGTTGTGAGATGATtcacaggaggagaaagaagaaaaatgcagttctgcaaattattattattattatttaaatattaaatatgactctaaaaaatattaatatgaatacatttgtagAACAAGTTGTCATTACATTAGGCTGACATGTTTCAGAACATTATCCCAGTAGCAGTTGAGAGATGCGATGCTGACTTTAGAGTGTATGAATCTGTACATGAAGCTCTTATTTATATCAAATGTTCCAGACTTTGATGTTGGTGCtcttgtaaaaataaaaagcttgtaACTGGCAAAGAAGTTGATGAGCAGTAAACTCAGATCGCTTAAAAAGCCCAAACTGCGTCCAGATGTCGGGTTCCTGCAGCCTCTTTGTCTCCCTGTGGCAGATATGTTCGTTACAGGCAGCAGCTCCGTGAAGTTTCCCCGTGGGCAAGTCAGCACAAGTGGCTAAACTCAGGGACGGGCTTCCTGACAGGTCCTGCGATCAGCTGGTAGCTGGACAAAGTTCTGgttgacattattattattattatattattattataatagtAAAACTGATTTTGCATCAGTGTCTGCTCCGCAGAAAGCTCCAACACATTTattccatttttaaatgttacaaagcagcagaaaagtTTGTGTTCTGCTCATTCggttgtaatattttgtttttttattgtttttttggcctttttatgccttttttattgatagtacagctgaagatagacaggaagcagggggcagagagagggggaatgacacgcagtaaatggccgtccgatgcgggattcgaaccggggccagNNNNNNNNNNTGTttgcagacttttaaaaaactgttcttAACTCAGCAGGTTCAGGTTGTTTACATGCATCAGAAGAAACTCCCgctaaattaatgaattaattaattaaagtggACGGCAGCTCGTGATTCTTTGTAACGTGATGAACTTGAACTCACCTGTTTATTTCACGCCATGGCCGCATTGAAGCCGCTCTCCTGCAGAAAGGTCAGTGCTCAGGTGTGCTCAGGTGTTTTCCAGCGCGGACCCAGATGAGGTGGCAGGCAACGTTCATCAGATCAAACAATAAACCACAAACTTTCGAGTTTCTCCTGTAAGCTAAACTCCTTCCGCccttctttaaaaacagctgctttcACGTGCCAAAGCCAAAGCCTGATTTACAGCTCCCGCCTAATGCTGCCTTCAAGTCAGCTCGTCAGTTTGTACTTCAAAAGTCGAATACACTGTATTGATGCTTTTAGTAGGGTTGTGTTTATTAGCccatggaaataaataaaaacctgttttaatCCGTCATTACAGCTGTAAAAACAGATCAGGGCACTTATGTGCTTCACCCCCAATGTCTAAATCTGGATCTTACAAGGCAACAGCGACTTATTCAAACTCTGTATTGATTTATCATTTAGATGatacaacaaacacaccacacacacacacacacacaccacacacacaccacacacctgtATAAACAGATATTCCAGTATTTATATTAGACTagaatataacaaataaaatagaacAACAACTAAAAAGTAGTAGTATCATACAAAAGGGAATAAAaaggatttattaatattattatattggaCTATGTtcttaaatatgacaaaaagcTCAAATATGAGatgcaaagaaaatgtgctttcacattttttgtcttttgatttgGACAAAGTACAGAACCGCTTTTAAGATGCCTCAGCGTCTGACATAACACGTGTGTGGACTGGGACTAGCATTCATTAAACTGTGGTTCCATCACAGGTCTGGACCTCCTGAGGTCTCAGGATGATCTGTGGGGTTGTGAGATGATTCaccaggaggagaaagagaaaaatgcagttctgcaaattatattatttaaatattggatatgaatctaaaaaatataattgaatAAATCTGAGTTGTCATTACATTAGGCTGACATGTTTCAGAACATTATTCAGTAGCAGTTGAGAGAGCGTGCTGACTTTAGAGTGTATGAATCTGTACATGAAGCTCTTATTTTATCAAATGTTCCAGACTTTGATGTTGTTGCTCttgtaaaataaaagcttgtAACTGGCAAAGATGTTGATGAGCAGTAAAACTCAGATCGCTTAAAAAGCCCAAACTGCGTCCAgatgtctcttttgttttccctctctgtctccctgtggCAGATATGTTCGTTACAGGCAGCAGCTCCGTGAAGTTTCCCGTGGGGCAAGTCAGACAACGTGGCTAAACTCAGGGACAGGTCCTGCGATCAGCTGGTAGCTGGACAAAGTTCTGgttgatattattatattattattattattatattattatgtaaaacTGATTTCTTGCATCAGTGTCTGCTCCGCAGAAAGCTCCAACACGTTTattccatttttaaatgttacaaagcagcagaaaagtTTGTGTTCTGCTCATTCGGTTGTAATATTAAGTGTTATGTAATGCAACTCAAACAAAACTTAAGAAGTAAACAGCTCGCCCGTTTTTTACTCGGGCAGATTGGAATTCCATCCTCCTGGTGTGAGAGATTTCCAGCAGTCCGTGAACGCAGCATCTTCCTGGGCAGCGTGACTATGTGCGCAGCATGCAGCGACACAGCAGAGACTGCGCGTGGACACACTGAGGAAATACATATAAATGCAAATCATGAGAAATAAACCGACAGTTTGGATCCATCGCtcactgatctgtgtgtgtgcgtgtgtgtgtgtgtgtgtgtgtgtgtgtgtgtgtgtgtgtgagcctgatGAAGAGGTGAACATCATGCGCTGTATTGTGTGTATTCTGCGAACATTTGAGGAATTACACCAGAATaatttggaaatgtttttaatgttggtCTATCGCACTGAATTCTGGGCATTTCTCCTCCCAACTTCTGGAAGCTGCGTCAAGCTGTCGTACAGCACGTGCGATGACGCCGGAAAtgaagtcaagtcaactttattgtcactgCTGCTACATGCACAGGACATGCAGAGTATTATAAACATgagatataatataaataaaaaatataaacaattattacatttaaagacATCCGTTGGCAAATGGACAggtaatgtaaacagaaatgtatcatttaagatataatataatgtatatgtTATTGGCCAGTATGGACAGAACTTAACAGGATACAAGTGAGGTATATCAAGAAGAGAAATGTCACAGTTGTGACGGCAGTGCAAAgtttgcaa encodes the following:
- the LOC113746050 gene encoding pannexin-1-like isoform X1 encodes the protein MAIAHVATEYVFSDFLLKEPNQARYRSVRTELAVDKMVTCVAVGLPLLLISLAFAQEVSVGTQISCFAPSNFSWRQAAYVDSYCWAAVHTHTLPLWLHKFFPYILLLVAVLMYTPALFWRFSAAPLLQSDLSFIMEELDRCYNRAVTLAKRMATSGLFSSERYSRTHFSLVQQHLSADLKCSSSVFPLSSLNTDPTEGCFNYPLVEKFLMTKRCSRTLLFYYLLCRCLTLVTLLCACVYLGYYLRLASITDEFGCSLRVGLLVTDPSVPDQVQCKLIAVGVFSLLSLVNLILFIALIPVVIYASLRPLFCHGYAHFLETYQSLPTVGVLPRPDGQWDDLSLYVLFLDENISELKSYKYIKVLELLRKRGECSGENFDAMGLLQTLCLVKMDTVDGIKPTGAAAKPDQGKTNAAESASSSTVTKNSCKHPNSAADDSKMETEMKELDPLLSGNCDVTGSRQSEGGTLRQRAM
- the LOC113746050 gene encoding pannexin-1-like isoform X2, which codes for MAIAHVATEYVFSDFLLKEPNQARYRSVRTELAVDKMVTCVAVGLPLLLISLAFAQEVSVGTQISCFAPSNFSWRQAAYVDSYCWAAVHTHTLPLWLHKFFPYILLLVAVLMYTPALFWRFSAAPLLQSDLSFIMEELDRCYNRAVTLAKRMATSGLFSSESSLNTDPTEGCFNYPLVEKFLMTKRCSRTLLFYYLLCRCLTLVTLLCACVYLGYYLRLASITDEFGCSLRVGLLVTDPSVPDQVQCKLIAVGVFSLLSLVNLILFIALIPVVIYASLRPLFCHGYAHFLETYQSLPTVGVLPRPDGQWDDLSLYVLFLDENISELKSYKYIKVLELLRKRGECSGENFDAMGLLQTLCLVKMDTVDGIKPTGAAAKPDQGKTNAAESASSSTVTKNSCKHPNSAADDSKMETEMKELDPLLSGNCDVTGSRQSEGGTLRQRAM